Proteins from a single region of Haloterrigena alkaliphila:
- a CDS encoding 30S ribosomal protein S19 produces MSQEYRTGREGEFTYRGHTLDELQELELDEVAELLPARMRRSIERGLSVEKQKLLEKAREKEEEETANAPIRTHLRDMPILPEFVGLTFEVYTGQSFERVRVEPEMIGHYLGEFQLTRTSVEHGQAGIGATRSSKFVPLK; encoded by the coding sequence ATGAGTCAGGAGTACAGAACCGGCCGCGAAGGTGAGTTCACCTACCGCGGTCACACGCTCGACGAGTTGCAGGAGCTGGAGCTCGACGAGGTTGCCGAACTGCTGCCCGCTCGCATGCGGCGAAGTATCGAACGCGGTCTCTCCGTCGAGAAGCAGAAGCTGCTCGAGAAGGCCCGCGAGAAAGAAGAGGAAGAGACCGCGAACGCGCCGATCCGCACGCACCTCCGGGACATGCCGATCCTGCCGGAGTTCGTCGGCCTGACCTTCGAGGTCTACACCGGCCAGTCGTTCGAGCGCGTTCGCGTCGAACCCGAGATGATCGGACACTATCTCGGCGAGTTCCAGCTGACCCGCACGTCCGTCGAACACGGACAGGCCGGGATCGGTGCGACTCGCTCCTCGAAGTTCGTCCCACTGAAGTGA
- a CDS encoding 50S ribosomal protein L22: MGINYSVDADPDATAKAMLRERHMSHKHSKEVARAIKGRTVEDAQEYLQSVVDEEQSVPFKSHNAGAGHRSDIDGWDAGKYPEKVSGEFLDLLENVEANADHQGFDGASMEIVHVAAHKVGESVGRKPRAMGRASSWNTPQVDVEIVIEEPEDEDDS; the protein is encoded by the coding sequence ATGGGAATCAACTACTCAGTCGACGCGGACCCGGACGCCACCGCGAAAGCGATGCTTCGGGAGCGTCATATGAGCCACAAGCACAGCAAGGAGGTCGCCCGCGCGATCAAGGGCCGCACCGTCGAAGACGCTCAGGAGTACCTCCAGAGCGTGGTCGACGAAGAGCAGTCCGTTCCGTTCAAGTCGCACAACGCAGGCGCCGGCCACCGATCCGACATCGACGGCTGGGACGCCGGCAAGTACCCCGAGAAGGTCTCGGGCGAGTTCCTCGACCTCCTCGAGAACGTCGAAGCCAACGCGGATCACCAGGGCTTCGACGGCGCGTCGATGGAGATCGTCCACGTCGCCGCCCACAAGGTCGGCGAATCGGTCGGACGCAAGCCCCGCGCGATGGGGCGTGCGTCGTCGTGGAACACGCCGCAAGTCGACGTC